A single genomic interval of Bos taurus isolate L1 Dominette 01449 registration number 42190680 breed Hereford chromosome 6, ARS-UCD2.0, whole genome shotgun sequence harbors:
- the TRMT10A gene encoding tRNA methyltransferase 10 homolog A isoform X1, with the protein MWREARGKLLQVLLGPTVRHQIMSSEMLPAFSETCNVERQKNLSEDGEQNQKPGSSERFQPISKRQMKKLMKQKQWEEQRELRKQKRKEKRKRKQLERQCQPESNSDGSDRKRIRRDVVHSPLRLIIDCSFDSLMVLKDIKKLHKQIQRCYAENRRALHPVQFYLTSHGGQLKKNMDENDKGWVNWKDIHIKPEHYSEFIQKEDLIYLTSDSPNILKELDESKAYVIGGLVDHNHHKGLTYKQASDHGIDHAQLPLGNFVKMNSRKVLAVNHVFEIILEYLETRDWQEAFFTILPQRKGAVPTDQACESCSHDKKFARVEGGLNSDSSEEENRHELDSTHEEEKQDKENSTESTVNSVPH; encoded by the exons AGGCATCAAATAATGTCATCTGAAATGTTGCCAGCATTTAGTGAGACTTGTAATGTTGAAAGACAGAAAAACTTAAGTGAAGATGGAGAGCAAAATCAGAAGCCCGGATCAAGTGAAAGGTTTCAACCAATATCTAAACGGCAAATGAAGAAgctaatgaaacagaaacaatggGAAGAACAACGAGAACTCCGCAA ACAAAAACGGAAGGAAAAACGCAAGAGAAAGCAATTAGAGCGACAATGTCAACCTGAGTCAAATTCAGATGGAAGTGACAGAAAACGTATTCGAAGAGATGTTGTTCACAGCCCACTCCGccttatcattgactgcagttttGACAGCTTGATGGTATTAAAG GACATTAAGAAACTTCATAAGCAGATTCAACGATGTTATGCAGAAAATCGACGAGCACTGCACCCTGTGCAG TTTTATTTGACAAGCCATGGAGGCCAGCTGAAAAAGAATATGGATGAAAATGACAAAGGATGGGTCAACTGGAAG GATATCCATATCAAACCAGAGCACTATAGTGAATTCATACAGAAAGAAGACCTGATTTATCTTACATCAGATTCACCTAATATATTAAAGGAATTAGATGAATCAAAGGCCTATGTGATTGGAGGATTAGTAGATCACAACCATCACAAG GGACTCACGTATAAACAAGCATCAGATCAtggaattgatcatgcacagctTCCCCTTGGGAATTTTGTGAAGATGAATAGTAGAAAAGTTTTGGCAGTTAATCATG TGTTTGAGATTATTTTGGAATACCTGGAGACAAGAGACTGGCAAGAAGCATTTTTCACTATTTTACCCCAAAGGAAAGGAGCTGTTCCCACAGACCAAGCCTGTGAAAGTTGTTCACATGACAAGAAATTCGCCAGAGTTGAAGGTGGATTAAACAGTGATTCCAGTGAGGAGGAAAATAGGCATGAACTAGATTCAACGCACGAGGAAGAAAAGCAGGATAAAGAAAATAGCACTGAATCTACAGTGAACTCTGTACCACACtaa
- the TRMT10A gene encoding tRNA methyltransferase 10 homolog A isoform X2, with translation MSSEMLPAFSETCNVERQKNLSEDGEQNQKPGSSERFQPISKRQMKKLMKQKQWEEQRELRKQKRKEKRKRKQLERQCQPESNSDGSDRKRIRRDVVHSPLRLIIDCSFDSLMVLKDIKKLHKQIQRCYAENRRALHPVQFYLTSHGGQLKKNMDENDKGWVNWKDIHIKPEHYSEFIQKEDLIYLTSDSPNILKELDESKAYVIGGLVDHNHHKGLTYKQASDHGIDHAQLPLGNFVKMNSRKVLAVNHVFEIILEYLETRDWQEAFFTILPQRKGAVPTDQACESCSHDKKFARVEGGLNSDSSEEENRHELDSTHEEEKQDKENSTESTVNSVPH, from the exons ATGTCATCTGAAATGTTGCCAGCATTTAGTGAGACTTGTAATGTTGAAAGACAGAAAAACTTAAGTGAAGATGGAGAGCAAAATCAGAAGCCCGGATCAAGTGAAAGGTTTCAACCAATATCTAAACGGCAAATGAAGAAgctaatgaaacagaaacaatggGAAGAACAACGAGAACTCCGCAA ACAAAAACGGAAGGAAAAACGCAAGAGAAAGCAATTAGAGCGACAATGTCAACCTGAGTCAAATTCAGATGGAAGTGACAGAAAACGTATTCGAAGAGATGTTGTTCACAGCCCACTCCGccttatcattgactgcagttttGACAGCTTGATGGTATTAAAG GACATTAAGAAACTTCATAAGCAGATTCAACGATGTTATGCAGAAAATCGACGAGCACTGCACCCTGTGCAG TTTTATTTGACAAGCCATGGAGGCCAGCTGAAAAAGAATATGGATGAAAATGACAAAGGATGGGTCAACTGGAAG GATATCCATATCAAACCAGAGCACTATAGTGAATTCATACAGAAAGAAGACCTGATTTATCTTACATCAGATTCACCTAATATATTAAAGGAATTAGATGAATCAAAGGCCTATGTGATTGGAGGATTAGTAGATCACAACCATCACAAG GGACTCACGTATAAACAAGCATCAGATCAtggaattgatcatgcacagctTCCCCTTGGGAATTTTGTGAAGATGAATAGTAGAAAAGTTTTGGCAGTTAATCATG TGTTTGAGATTATTTTGGAATACCTGGAGACAAGAGACTGGCAAGAAGCATTTTTCACTATTTTACCCCAAAGGAAAGGAGCTGTTCCCACAGACCAAGCCTGTGAAAGTTGTTCACATGACAAGAAATTCGCCAGAGTTGAAGGTGGATTAAACAGTGATTCCAGTGAGGAGGAAAATAGGCATGAACTAGATTCAACGCACGAGGAAGAAAAGCAGGATAAAGAAAATAGCACTGAATCTACAGTGAACTCTGTACCACACtaa